The following coding sequences lie in one Longimicrobium sp. genomic window:
- a CDS encoding PCYCGC motif-containing (lipo)protein, translated as MPFPLRRSRPVLPGRPGVLLPALAAALLGLAVPASARAQQHEHEHHAAPPSAQRHVHPEPRPGIDATGVLPVSQVKGRARQAYVAARRIPQVLDGIYCHCDCHERHPELRSLLDCYKSQMAADCGICQGQATLVLRLHREGKTLEDIRQAVDTAYGGGS; from the coding sequence ATGCCGTTTCCCCTCCGCCGTTCCAGGCCCGTGCTTCCGGGCCGCCCGGGCGTCCTGCTCCCGGCGCTCGCCGCCGCGCTCCTGGGGCTCGCGGTGCCGGCGAGCGCGCGGGCACAGCAGCACGAGCACGAACATCACGCCGCGCCGCCGTCCGCCCAGCGGCACGTCCACCCGGAGCCGCGCCCGGGGATCGACGCCACGGGGGTGCTGCCGGTGTCCCAGGTGAAGGGCCGGGCGAGGCAGGCATACGTCGCGGCCCGGCGGATCCCGCAGGTGCTGGACGGCATCTACTGCCACTGCGACTGCCACGAGCGGCACCCGGAGCTGCGCTCGCTGCTGGACTGCTACAAGAGCCAGATGGCCGCGGACTGCGGGATCTGCCAGGGCCAGGCGACCCTCGTCCTGAGGCTGCACCGGGAGGGGAAGACGCTGGAGGACATCCGGCAGGCGGTAGACACGGCATACGGCGGCGGCTCGTAG
- the ahcY gene encoding adenosylhomocysteinase: MDAVAELTSPFAAAAEAGREPFKVKDLSLAEFGRKEIRLAEQEMPGLMALREEYGAQKPLTGARIMGSLHMTVQTAVLIETLVELGADVRWVSCNIFSTQDHAAAAVVVGKHGTVDEPQGTPVFAWKGETLEEYWWCTEQALMWPDGGGPTLLLDDGGDATLLVHKGVEFEKAGRVPDFDPENDAEEWGVILQLLSRELVANPGRWTKVAAGIRGVSEETTTGVHRLYEMMNAGTLLFPAINVNDSVTKSKFDNLYGCRHSLTDGILRASDVMLAGKVAVVCGYGDVGKGCAQSLRAQGARVIVTEIDPICALQAAMEGYQVTVLEDVVETADLFITATGNKNIITVDHMARMKDKAIVGNIGHFDNEIDMAGLKKFAGIERINIKPQYDEWRFPDGHSVMILAEGRLLNLGCATGHPSFVMSNSFSNQVIAQIELHQNADGYERKVYTLPKHLDEKVARLHLDKLGVKLTKLTPDQAAYIGVSPEGPFKPEHYRY, translated from the coding sequence GTGGACGCAGTCGCCGAGCTGACCAGCCCCTTCGCGGCCGCCGCCGAGGCGGGGCGCGAGCCGTTCAAGGTGAAGGACCTGTCGCTGGCCGAGTTCGGCCGCAAGGAGATCCGCCTGGCCGAGCAGGAGATGCCCGGCCTGATGGCGCTGCGCGAGGAGTACGGCGCGCAGAAGCCGCTCACGGGCGCCAGGATCATGGGCTCGCTGCACATGACCGTGCAGACGGCCGTGCTCATCGAGACGCTGGTGGAGCTGGGCGCCGACGTGCGCTGGGTCTCGTGCAACATCTTCAGCACGCAGGACCACGCCGCGGCCGCCGTCGTCGTCGGCAAGCACGGCACCGTCGACGAGCCGCAGGGGACGCCGGTGTTCGCCTGGAAGGGCGAGACGCTGGAGGAGTACTGGTGGTGCACCGAGCAGGCGCTGATGTGGCCCGACGGCGGCGGCCCCACCCTGCTGCTGGACGACGGCGGCGACGCCACCCTGCTGGTGCACAAGGGCGTGGAGTTCGAGAAGGCCGGCCGCGTCCCCGACTTCGACCCCGAGAACGACGCCGAGGAGTGGGGGGTGATCCTGCAGCTCCTCTCCCGCGAGCTGGTGGCCAACCCCGGCCGCTGGACGAAGGTCGCCGCCGGGATCCGCGGCGTCTCCGAGGAGACCACCACCGGCGTGCACCGGCTGTACGAGATGATGAACGCGGGGACGCTGCTCTTCCCGGCGATCAACGTCAACGACAGCGTCACCAAGAGCAAGTTCGACAACCTGTACGGCTGCCGGCACTCGCTCACCGACGGCATCCTGCGCGCGAGCGACGTGATGCTGGCCGGCAAGGTGGCCGTGGTCTGCGGCTACGGCGACGTGGGCAAGGGGTGCGCGCAGTCGCTGCGCGCCCAGGGCGCCCGCGTGATCGTCACCGAGATCGATCCGATCTGCGCGCTCCAGGCGGCCATGGAGGGGTACCAGGTGACGGTGCTGGAGGACGTGGTGGAGACGGCCGACCTCTTCATCACCGCCACGGGGAACAAGAACATCATCACCGTGGACCACATGGCGCGGATGAAGGACAAGGCCATCGTGGGCAACATCGGCCACTTCGACAACGAGATCGACATGGCCGGGCTGAAGAAGTTCGCCGGGATCGAGCGGATCAACATCAAGCCGCAGTACGACGAGTGGCGCTTCCCCGACGGCCACAGCGTGATGATCCTGGCGGAGGGCCGCCTGCTGAACCTGGGCTGCGCCACCGGGCACCCCAGCTTCGTGATGAGCAACTCCTTCAGCAACCAGGTGATCGCGCAGATCGAGCTGCACCAGAACGCCGACGGCTACGAGCGCAAGGTGTACACGCTGCCCAAGCACCTGGACGAGAAGGTGGCGCGGCTGCACCTGGACAAGCTGGGCGTGAAGCTCACGAAGCTCACCCCCGACCAGGCCGCCTACATCGGCGTCTCCCCCGAGGGCCCGTTCAAGCCGGAGCACTACCGGTACTAG
- a CDS encoding Ig-like domain-containing protein produces the protein MKTMRLWILSAAVLAAAACGDTGTGSEPGNGGNNGGGNGPGPVKTVAEVVVTPDAPVLEVGAAQDLSATLKAADGTVLGGRTIAWESSDEAVAKVTSAGRVTALAEGTATITASSEGRAGRATLTVRPQPVATVTILPESPVALYEGGSMQLIAVPRAADGSDLNMRVPVWQSSDESVAWVSNTGGLVAGTAGTATITATVEGKSDTVTVRVLTLVRSVRVTPAAVELAVGGTASLGAAALDASGAPLGRTIAWASENASVATVDASGRVTARGVGTTEITATVSGVVGRATVRVLSQTVFRLESAEGRPVPARLYDRVIEDDDGVSHTLRVVATGGAIRILGSRWEQRLTLDTYEGGVLAWSRTFTDSGDLMYDAFTGEPMLVSTTYPGFVHRGSYSADGNRLTVRQKVDGDAPEISFVYARQ, from the coding sequence ATGAAGACCATGCGCCTGTGGATCCTGTCGGCGGCCGTGCTGGCCGCGGCCGCGTGCGGCGACACCGGCACCGGCTCCGAGCCGGGCAACGGAGGCAACAACGGGGGCGGCAACGGGCCCGGCCCGGTCAAGACGGTGGCCGAGGTCGTCGTCACGCCCGACGCGCCGGTCCTGGAGGTGGGCGCCGCGCAGGACCTCTCCGCCACCCTGAAGGCGGCCGACGGCACGGTGCTGGGCGGGCGGACGATCGCGTGGGAGAGCAGCGACGAGGCGGTGGCGAAGGTCACCTCCGCCGGGCGGGTGACGGCGCTCGCGGAGGGGACGGCCACCATCACCGCCAGCAGCGAGGGACGCGCGGGGCGCGCGACCCTCACCGTCCGCCCGCAGCCGGTCGCCACGGTCACCATCCTCCCCGAGAGCCCGGTGGCGCTGTACGAGGGCGGGAGCATGCAGCTGATCGCCGTCCCGCGCGCCGCGGACGGGAGCGACCTGAACATGCGCGTCCCGGTGTGGCAGAGCAGCGACGAGTCGGTGGCGTGGGTGAGCAATACGGGGGGGCTGGTGGCCGGCACGGCCGGGACGGCGACCATCACGGCGACGGTGGAGGGGAAGAGCGACACGGTGACGGTGCGCGTGTTGACGCTGGTCCGCTCGGTCCGGGTGACGCCGGCGGCGGTGGAGCTCGCGGTGGGCGGCACGGCGTCGCTCGGAGCCGCCGCGCTCGACGCGAGCGGGGCCCCGCTGGGGCGGACCATCGCCTGGGCCAGCGAGAACGCGTCGGTCGCCACGGTGGACGCGTCCGGCCGGGTGACCGCCCGCGGGGTGGGGACCACGGAGATCACCGCCACCGTCTCCGGGGTGGTGGGCCGCGCGACGGTGCGGGTGCTCTCCCAGACGGTGTTCCGGCTGGAGAGCGCGGAGGGCCGGCCGGTACCCGCCCGCCTCTACGACAGGGTGATCGAGGACGACGACGGCGTCTCGCACACCCTGCGCGTGGTGGCCACGGGCGGCGCGATCCGGATCCTGGGCTCGCGCTGGGAGCAGCGCCTCACGCTCGACACCTACGAGGGCGGCGTGCTGGCGTGGAGCCGGACCTTCACGGACAGCGGCGACCTGATGTACGACGCCTTCACCGGCGAGCCCATGCTCGTCTCCACGACGTACCCGGGCTTCGTGCACCGGGGGAGCTACAGCGCCGACGGCAACCGGCTGACCGTCCGGCAGAAGGTGGACGGCGACGCGCCGGAGATCAGCTTCGTCTACGCCAGGCAGTAA
- a CDS encoding ABC transporter substrate-binding protein, which yields MSGSTLRAALLALLSAAALGACNGDRGGAARGGEDDNVPEEQKFGGTVTIGAYGDLQSMNALTSSDNNSNSVQRELLFMPLIKYDEKLNPTPWLAERWDTARVKPDTIELTFHLRRDVKWHDGRPTTARDVLFTFQRAVEPKTAFPNASGFDLYDKRAVLVDDYTIKFRLRPHSDFMDMWYQTPAMPEHILGRVPPEQLLNHPFGTKTPVGNGPFRFVRAVPNQEWVFQANDSFPEALGGRPYVDRVVYRNIPEQTTLLTELLTGRIDIYLGPRPDMAAQIQNNPNTRLIAAPNRQWVYIAWNTRLPQFSDARVRRALTMGIDRRQIVDALLYGYADVGRSTVTPAHWSYDTTDVQTILPYDTVQARRLLTEAGWTDRNGDGTLENAQGVPLRFSLKTNQGNDLRKDITEVVQAQLAKLGVQVTPRLVEWNTLISQLQGTEGAGGKRTRDFEATVNSWVDYFRKDDKDILHCTNLERPYQYVGYCNPRADQLIDTLAVLMDRDQAMPLWKEYQHLMVQESPYTVLYYPKRLTGVSRRLRDAEMDIRGELTSATRWWIDPARRGATAPAAPRPADTPRGDTTKR from the coding sequence ATGTCTGGTTCCACCCTGCGCGCCGCGCTCCTCGCCCTCCTGTCGGCCGCGGCGCTGGGCGCCTGCAACGGCGACCGCGGCGGCGCCGCCCGCGGCGGCGAGGACGACAACGTCCCCGAAGAGCAGAAGTTCGGCGGCACCGTCACCATCGGCGCCTACGGCGACCTGCAGTCGATGAACGCGCTGACCTCCAGCGACAACAACAGCAACTCGGTGCAGCGCGAGCTGCTGTTCATGCCGCTCATCAAGTACGACGAGAAGCTGAACCCCACGCCCTGGCTGGCCGAGCGCTGGGACACCGCGCGGGTGAAGCCCGACACCATCGAGCTCACCTTCCACCTGCGCCGCGACGTGAAGTGGCACGACGGGCGGCCCACCACCGCGCGCGACGTGCTCTTCACCTTCCAGCGCGCGGTCGAGCCCAAGACGGCGTTCCCCAACGCCAGCGGGTTCGACCTCTACGACAAGCGCGCGGTGCTGGTGGACGACTACACGATCAAGTTCCGCCTGCGGCCGCACTCCGACTTCATGGACATGTGGTACCAGACGCCCGCGATGCCCGAGCACATCCTGGGCAGGGTGCCGCCGGAGCAGCTGCTGAACCACCCGTTCGGCACCAAGACGCCGGTGGGGAACGGGCCGTTCCGCTTCGTGCGCGCCGTTCCCAACCAGGAGTGGGTGTTCCAGGCCAACGACTCGTTCCCCGAGGCGCTGGGCGGCCGCCCGTACGTGGACCGGGTGGTCTACCGCAACATCCCCGAGCAGACCACGCTGCTCACCGAGCTGCTCACGGGGCGCATCGACATCTACCTGGGGCCCCGGCCCGACATGGCCGCGCAGATCCAGAACAACCCCAACACGCGCCTGATCGCCGCGCCCAACCGGCAGTGGGTGTACATCGCCTGGAACACGCGCCTGCCGCAGTTCTCCGACGCGCGGGTGCGGCGGGCGCTCACCATGGGGATCGACCGGCGGCAGATCGTGGACGCGCTCCTGTACGGCTACGCCGACGTGGGGCGCTCGACGGTGACGCCGGCGCACTGGAGCTACGACACCACCGACGTGCAGACGATCCTGCCGTACGACACGGTGCAGGCGCGCCGCCTCCTCACCGAGGCGGGGTGGACCGACCGCAACGGCGACGGGACGCTCGAGAACGCGCAGGGGGTGCCGCTGCGCTTCTCGCTCAAGACCAACCAGGGCAACGACCTGCGCAAGGACATCACCGAGGTGGTGCAGGCGCAGCTCGCCAAGCTGGGAGTGCAGGTGACGCCGCGGCTGGTGGAGTGGAACACGCTCATCAGCCAGCTGCAGGGGACGGAAGGGGCCGGCGGGAAGCGCACCCGCGACTTCGAGGCGACGGTGAACTCGTGGGTGGACTACTTCCGCAAGGACGACAAGGACATCCTGCACTGCACCAACCTGGAGAGGCCGTACCAGTACGTGGGGTACTGCAACCCGCGCGCGGACCAGCTCATCGACACGCTCGCCGTGCTGATGGACCGCGACCAGGCGATGCCGCTGTGGAAGGAGTACCAGCACCTGATGGTGCAGGAGTCGCCGTACACGGTGCTCTACTACCCCAAGCGCCTGACGGGCGTGAGCCGGCGCCTGCGCGACGCGGAGATGGACATCCGCGGCGAGCTCACCAGCGCCACCCGCTGGTGGATCGACCCCGCCCGGCGCGGCGCCACCGCTCCCGCCGCCCCGCGCCCGGCCGACACCCCCCGCGGCGACACGACGAAGCGATAG
- a CDS encoding metalloregulator ArsR/SmtB family transcription factor: MKANGAPPIFDRMSALADGTRSRLLLLLERHELTVGELCAVLQLPQSTVSRHLKLLADEEWVAGRAEGTSRRYRMVADRLDSSARRLWRLVREEVAATPAAGQDAERLRTVLAQRSTRSQEFFSSAAGQWDRLRAELFGQRADLAGLLGLLDPEWTVADLGCGTGQVSESLAPFVRRVVAVDSSPAMLAAARKRLGALASVEVRAGELEALPLDDGEADAALLFLVLHYVAEPQAALAEARRVLKSGGRVLVVDMAPHDREEYRQAMGHVWLGFSGEQIGRWMEEAGFEGFRRVPLPPDPAAKGPTLFAASAKAAG, from the coding sequence ATGAAAGCGAACGGCGCGCCCCCGATCTTCGACCGCATGTCGGCGCTGGCCGACGGCACGCGCAGCCGGCTCCTGCTGCTCCTGGAGCGGCACGAGCTGACGGTGGGCGAGCTGTGCGCGGTGCTCCAGCTCCCGCAGAGCACGGTGAGCCGGCACCTGAAGCTGCTGGCGGACGAGGAGTGGGTGGCCGGGCGCGCCGAGGGGACCAGCCGCCGCTACCGCATGGTGGCCGACCGCCTGGACTCTTCCGCCCGCCGGCTCTGGCGGCTGGTGCGCGAGGAGGTGGCCGCCACCCCGGCGGCAGGGCAGGACGCCGAGCGGCTGCGCACGGTGCTGGCCCAGCGCAGCACGCGCTCGCAGGAGTTCTTCTCCTCCGCCGCCGGGCAGTGGGACAGGCTCCGCGCGGAGCTGTTCGGGCAGCGGGCGGACCTGGCGGGCCTGCTGGGGCTGCTCGATCCCGAGTGGACCGTGGCCGACCTGGGGTGCGGGACGGGGCAGGTGAGCGAGTCGCTGGCGCCCTTCGTCCGCCGCGTGGTGGCCGTCGACAGCTCGCCGGCGATGCTGGCGGCGGCGCGCAAGCGGCTGGGCGCGCTCGCGAGCGTGGAGGTGCGCGCGGGCGAGCTGGAGGCGCTCCCGCTGGACGACGGCGAGGCGGACGCGGCGCTCCTCTTCCTGGTGCTGCACTACGTCGCCGAGCCCCAGGCCGCGCTGGCCGAGGCGCGGCGGGTGCTGAAGTCCGGCGGGCGCGTGCTGGTGGTGGACATGGCCCCGCACGACCGCGAGGAGTACCGCCAGGCGATGGGGCACGTGTGGCTTGGTTTTTCCGGCGAGCAGATCGGCCGCTGGATGGAGGAGGCGGGCTTCGAGGGCTTCCGCCGCGTCCCCCTCCCGCCCGACCCGGCCGCGAAAGGGCCGACGCTGTTTGCCGCGTCGGCAAAGGCCGCGGGGTGA
- a CDS encoding BTAD domain-containing putative transcriptional regulator, protein MSATRTADSLPVQLTSFVGRESEVAEVRRLLGSTRLLTLTGAGGSGKTRLALEAAAQAAGEYPHGVAWVELAPVQSPDLIPRQVAAALGVREEGGRPLVDVLLEVLRERSVLVVLDNCEHLVEACARLAELLLRGCPGVKVLATSREALGVAGERAWLVPGLALPGGEGAGLEDAAGAAAVRLFVERARDSAPDFRLTAANVPAVARICQRLDGLPLAIELAAARVRVLTPEQIAERLGDAFRLLTGGRRTAVPRQQTLRATMDWSYGLLSGREQKLLERLSVFAGGFTIDAAEAVCAGEEVEPFEVLDLLSALVDKSLVAMQEQGGAARCRLLETVRQYAGERLRQAGEEERWRRRHLEHFLALAEEAEPRLTGPEQGRWLARLEAEHDNFRTALRTGLETGDAEAAARLAGALARYWQQHGHLGEGRQWLAEALSAGGLREQTRAKALLGAGNLATRQRDYAASRPLLEESEALYRALDDRRMTGRVLNSLGLAAADQGDFARAEALYEQALPLLREAGDRWFAAMVLNNLGTTALRRRDFARAEALYGERLALAREMGDPAGAGNALNNLAATAYEQGDFHRAGGLVRESLPLTLEGGNVFMALLSLAHLAKVASATGDDERAARLFGAAEARLAAVGSHVTPVDREAYEHARAATRARLGEAAWERGWREGQALRLEQAVEFALAPAHAAGDVPADRPPASSVLAEASSDAGSDAAAAAPALVVRALGPLEIATEGEPLAPDAWTHARPRELLVFLLGHPQGRTREQVGLAFWPDASAAQVKNSFHVLLHRLRRSLGRPDWIVQEGERYRIAPGLEVWFDAAVFEREAAAALRDARSGAAGAEQKLRAALGLYRGDFLEGEAVGDWHLEVHDRLRRLYVDGLSALGGLLMERGDFAGAADVFERLVRREELGEDAHRRLMLCLARAGQRDRALRVYERLRALLRQELDAEPEAETAALAEEIRHGRLAASPEPQPG, encoded by the coding sequence ATGAGCGCGACGCGTACGGCGGACAGCCTTCCGGTCCAGCTCACCAGCTTCGTCGGCCGCGAGAGCGAAGTGGCGGAGGTGCGGCGGCTGCTCGGCTCGACGCGCCTGCTGACGCTCACCGGCGCCGGCGGAAGCGGGAAGACGCGCCTGGCGCTGGAGGCGGCGGCGCAGGCGGCCGGGGAGTATCCGCACGGCGTCGCCTGGGTCGAGCTGGCGCCGGTGCAGAGCCCCGACCTGATCCCGCGGCAGGTCGCCGCCGCGCTGGGGGTGCGGGAGGAGGGCGGCCGTCCGCTCGTCGACGTGCTGCTGGAGGTGCTGCGCGAGCGGAGCGTGCTGGTGGTGCTCGACAACTGCGAGCACCTGGTGGAGGCCTGCGCCCGCCTCGCCGAGCTGCTGCTGCGCGGCTGCCCCGGGGTGAAGGTGCTGGCCACCAGCCGCGAGGCGCTGGGCGTGGCCGGCGAGCGCGCGTGGCTGGTGCCCGGGCTCGCGCTCCCCGGCGGCGAGGGGGCGGGGCTGGAGGACGCGGCGGGCGCCGCCGCGGTGCGGCTCTTCGTCGAGCGGGCGCGGGACAGCGCGCCGGACTTCCGCCTGACTGCGGCGAACGTGCCCGCCGTCGCGCGGATCTGCCAGCGCCTCGACGGGCTCCCGCTGGCCATCGAGCTGGCGGCCGCGCGCGTGCGGGTGCTCACGCCCGAGCAGATCGCGGAGCGCCTCGGCGACGCCTTCCGCCTGCTGACCGGCGGGCGCCGCACCGCCGTCCCCCGCCAGCAGACGCTGCGCGCCACCATGGACTGGAGCTACGGCCTCCTCTCCGGGCGCGAGCAGAAGCTGCTGGAGCGCCTCTCCGTGTTCGCCGGGGGCTTCACCATCGACGCCGCCGAGGCGGTCTGCGCCGGCGAGGAGGTCGAGCCGTTCGAGGTGCTGGACCTGCTCTCCGCGCTGGTGGACAAGTCGCTGGTGGCCATGCAGGAGCAGGGGGGCGCCGCGCGCTGCCGGCTGCTGGAGACGGTGCGGCAGTACGCGGGGGAGCGGCTGCGCCAGGCGGGCGAGGAGGAGCGCTGGCGGCGCCGGCACCTGGAGCACTTCCTGGCGCTGGCGGAAGAGGCCGAGCCGCGGCTCACGGGACCCGAGCAGGGCCGCTGGCTCGCCCGCCTGGAGGCGGAGCACGACAACTTCCGCACGGCGCTGCGCACGGGGCTGGAGACGGGGGATGCGGAGGCCGCGGCCCGCCTGGCCGGGGCGCTCGCCCGCTACTGGCAGCAGCACGGGCACCTGGGCGAGGGCCGGCAGTGGCTGGCGGAGGCCCTCTCGGCCGGAGGGCTCCGGGAGCAGACGCGCGCGAAGGCGCTGCTGGGGGCCGGCAACCTGGCGACGCGGCAGCGGGACTATGCCGCCTCGCGGCCGCTGCTGGAGGAGAGCGAGGCCCTCTACCGCGCGCTGGACGACCGGCGCATGACCGGGCGCGTGCTCAACAGCCTGGGACTGGCGGCCGCCGACCAGGGCGACTTCGCGCGCGCGGAGGCGCTCTACGAGCAGGCGCTCCCCCTCCTGCGGGAGGCGGGGGACCGGTGGTTCGCGGCGATGGTGCTGAACAACCTGGGGACCACCGCGCTGCGGCGGCGCGACTTCGCGCGGGCGGAGGCGCTCTACGGCGAGCGGCTGGCGCTGGCGCGCGAGATGGGCGACCCGGCGGGCGCGGGGAACGCGCTCAACAACCTGGCGGCCACGGCCTACGAGCAGGGCGACTTCCACCGGGCCGGGGGACTCGTGCGGGAGTCGCTGCCGCTCACGCTCGAGGGCGGCAACGTGTTCATGGCCCTGCTCTCGCTGGCGCACCTGGCGAAGGTAGCGAGCGCCACGGGCGACGACGAGCGCGCGGCGCGCCTGTTCGGGGCGGCCGAGGCGCGCCTGGCGGCCGTCGGCTCCCACGTCACTCCCGTCGACCGCGAGGCGTACGAGCACGCCCGGGCCGCCACCCGCGCGCGGCTGGGCGAGGCCGCCTGGGAGCGCGGGTGGAGGGAAGGGCAGGCGCTGCGGCTGGAGCAGGCGGTCGAGTTCGCCCTCGCGCCCGCGCACGCGGCGGGGGACGTCCCGGCGGACCGGCCCCCCGCGTCTTCGGTGCTCGCGGAGGCGTCGTCCGACGCCGGGAGCGACGCCGCGGCTGCCGCGCCCGCGCTCGTCGTGCGCGCGCTCGGCCCGCTGGAGATCGCCACCGAGGGCGAGCCGCTGGCCCCCGACGCGTGGACCCACGCGCGGCCGAGGGAGCTCCTGGTCTTCCTCCTCGGCCACCCGCAGGGGAGGACGCGCGAGCAGGTGGGACTCGCGTTCTGGCCGGACGCCTCCGCCGCGCAGGTGAAGAACAGCTTCCACGTGCTCCTGCACCGCCTGCGCAGGAGCCTGGGCCGCCCCGACTGGATCGTGCAGGAGGGGGAGCGCTACCGGATCGCTCCCGGGCTGGAGGTGTGGTTCGATGCCGCCGTCTTCGAGCGCGAGGCCGCGGCCGCGCTCCGGGACGCGCGCTCCGGCGCCGCCGGGGCGGAGCAAAAGCTCCGCGCCGCGCTCGGCCTCTACCGCGGCGACTTCCTGGAAGGCGAGGCGGTGGGCGACTGGCACCTGGAGGTCCACGACCGCCTGCGCCGGCTGTACGTGGACGGCCTCTCCGCGCTCGGCGGCCTCCTGATGGAGCGCGGCGACTTCGCCGGGGCGGCGGACGTCTTCGAGCGGCTGGTGCGCAGGGAGGAGCTCGGCGAGGACGCGCACCGCCGCCTGATGCTCTGCCTGGCGCGCGCGGGGCAGCGCGACCGCGCCCTGCGCGTGTACGAGCGCCTGCGGGCGCTCCTGCGCCAGGAGCTGGACGCCGAGCCCGAGGCCGAGACCGCCGCCCTGGCGGAGGAGATCCGCCACGGGCGCCTCGCGGCCTCGCCCGAGCCGCAGCCGGGATAG